A genomic segment from Streptomyces sp. NBC_01233 encodes:
- a CDS encoding IS5 family transposase, with amino-acid sequence MPVLPSCLLEPLWDQFAALLPAHVDGHPLGCHNPRLPDRIVFEHVIAALVHGSGYERIASPGCSDRTIRRRVRHWADLGICQQLHALALEAYDRMIGLELDELSVDGCITKAPCGGEKAGRSPVDRGKQGLKRSVAAEARGVPLGLVSAGANRHDSPLLIPTLDAVKTQVGPLPEQVNVNLDRGYDSAKTRTALEEFGFTVEIARKGVPAPIQAGKRWVVERAHSWMNGFGKLRRCTEKNGNVVDFYLHLTATIVTLRMLIRRATLQYRWDTRPTTRRLK; translated from the coding sequence GTGCCTGTCCTGCCATCATGCCTGCTCGAACCCCTGTGGGACCAGTTCGCGGCGCTGCTGCCCGCGCACGTGGACGGCCATCCGCTTGGCTGCCACAATCCGCGCCTCCCCGACCGGATCGTCTTCGAGCACGTGATCGCTGCCCTCGTGCACGGCTCCGGCTACGAACGCATCGCCAGTCCCGGCTGCTCCGACCGCACTATCCGACGCCGCGTCAGACACTGGGCCGACCTGGGGATATGTCAGCAACTGCACGCCTTGGCCCTGGAGGCGTACGACCGCATGATCGGCCTGGAACTCGACGAACTGTCGGTCGACGGCTGCATCACCAAGGCGCCCTGCGGCGGCGAGAAGGCCGGCCGCTCCCCGGTCGACCGCGGCAAGCAGGGCCTGAAACGCTCGGTAGCAGCCGAGGCCCGCGGTGTTCCGCTCGGCCTGGTCTCCGCCGGAGCCAACCGGCACGACTCGCCCCTGCTCATCCCCACCCTCGACGCCGTGAAAACCCAGGTCGGACCACTCCCCGAGCAGGTCAACGTCAACCTGGACCGCGGCTACGACAGCGCGAAGACCCGGACCGCGCTGGAGGAGTTCGGCTTCACCGTCGAGATCGCCCGCAAGGGTGTGCCCGCCCCAATCCAAGCCGGGAAACGCTGGGTGGTGGAGCGCGCACACTCGTGGATGAACGGCTTCGGCAAACTGCGGCGCTGCACCGAGAAGAACGGCAACGTCGTGGACTTCTACCTGCACCTCACCGCCACGATCGTCACGCTCCGCATGCTCATCCGCCGCGCGACGCTCCAATACCGCTGGGACACCCGCCCCACCACCCGACGACTCAAGTGA
- a CDS encoding metallophosphoesterase has translation MVEGSMTQGAGQGPAMRTDTLRDFRVPVTEPAAYAVSAGHPGEAPVYGEYPAYYDDDAPAVPPQPGYAPAPAAPPAPPSAAPPASRPVHATSHTPEEDDFEGYTPTHRDLPIIGRGALGGPGDTVQVQYVPPEAASDGPGPLYVVGDVHGYLDELVTELHAQGLIDTERRWSAGNARLWFLGDFTDRGPDGIGVIDLVMRLSAEAAAAGGYCKALMGNHELLLIGAKRFGDTPVVSGAGTATFQAAWLLNGGQRSDMERLQDVHLQWMSRLDAAVLEEGHLLLHSDTTAYLDYGDSIEDVNDTIHELLNRGDADITWDLFRKFTKRFAFRDEGTGPQAVRELLGTYGGSRVVHGHSPIPYLLGEVGTEDGDETRGPEAVDGPHVYAEGLAIAMDGGVTMAGKLLVVQLPLND, from the coding sequence GTGGTGGAGGGGTCGATGACTCAGGGGGCCGGTCAGGGACCCGCGATGCGGACGGACACGCTGCGGGACTTCCGGGTTCCAGTCACCGAACCCGCCGCGTACGCCGTATCCGCCGGGCATCCCGGCGAGGCTCCCGTGTACGGCGAGTACCCGGCGTACTACGACGACGACGCACCGGCCGTGCCCCCGCAGCCCGGCTACGCGCCGGCGCCCGCCGCACCGCCCGCCCCGCCGTCGGCCGCACCGCCGGCCTCGCGTCCCGTGCACGCGACGAGCCACACCCCCGAGGAAGACGACTTCGAGGGCTACACCCCGACCCACCGCGACCTGCCGATCATCGGCCGCGGCGCCCTCGGCGGCCCCGGCGACACCGTGCAGGTCCAGTACGTCCCGCCGGAGGCCGCGTCCGACGGCCCCGGCCCGCTCTACGTCGTCGGCGACGTCCACGGCTACCTCGACGAACTGGTCACCGAACTCCACGCCCAGGGCCTCATCGACACGGAACGCCGCTGGTCCGCCGGCAACGCCCGGCTCTGGTTCCTCGGCGACTTCACCGACCGCGGCCCCGACGGCATCGGCGTCATCGACCTCGTCATGCGGCTGTCCGCCGAGGCCGCGGCCGCCGGCGGCTACTGCAAGGCCCTGATGGGCAACCACGAGCTGCTGCTCATCGGCGCCAAGCGGTTCGGCGACACCCCCGTCGTCTCCGGCGCCGGCACCGCCACCTTCCAGGCCGCGTGGCTCCTCAACGGCGGCCAGCGCTCCGACATGGAGCGCCTGCAGGACGTACACCTGCAATGGATGTCGCGGCTGGACGCGGCCGTCCTGGAGGAGGGCCACCTGCTGCTGCACTCCGACACCACGGCCTACCTCGACTACGGCGACTCCATCGAGGACGTCAACGACACCATCCACGAGCTCCTCAACCGGGGCGACGCCGACATCACTTGGGACCTCTTCCGCAAGTTCACCAAGCGGTTCGCCTTCCGCGACGAGGGGACCGGCCCGCAGGCCGTGCGCGAACTGCTCGGCACCTACGGCGGCAGCCGCGTCGTGCACGGACACAGTCCCATCCCGTACCTGCTCGGCGAGGTGGGCACCGAGGACGGGGACGAGACGCGAGGCCCGGAGGCCGTGGACGGCCCGCACGTGTACGCGGAAGGGCTCGCCATCGCGATGGACGGCGGGGTGACGATGGCGGGCAAACTGCTCGTCGTGCAACTTCCCTTGAACGACTGA
- a CDS encoding LacI family DNA-binding transcriptional regulator, which translates to MTAAGKHQVSRTETTRRAAGRQGRAGIRDVAAAAGVSITTVSDALNGKGRLPDATRRHVREVADRLGYRPSAAARTLRTGKSGLIGLTVTTYGDEPFTFTEFAYFAEMARAATSAALARGYALVILPATSRHDVWSNVALDGTVVIDPSDHDPVVTELVRQGLPVVSDGRPAGSLPVTAWVDNDHEAAVLGLLDHLAAAGARRIGLLTGTTTDTYTRLSTTAYLNWCERVGQDPVYESYPAHDPCAGAVAADRLLARPDRPDAVYGLFDPNGTDLLAAARRYGLRVPEDLLLVCCSESTVYANTEPPITTLSLKPRRIGTAVVQLLIDAIEGVDTGRPVEQVVPTELIIRTSSQRRQPRTTVSPPRSPAKD; encoded by the coding sequence ATGACAGCAGCAGGGAAGCATCAGGTGAGCCGGACCGAGACCACCCGGCGGGCCGCCGGCCGACAGGGCCGGGCAGGCATCAGGGACGTGGCCGCCGCGGCGGGCGTCTCCATCACAACCGTCTCCGACGCGCTCAATGGCAAGGGACGGCTGCCCGACGCCACCCGCCGCCACGTTCGCGAGGTGGCCGACCGGCTGGGCTACCGCCCGTCGGCCGCCGCCCGCACCCTCCGTACCGGCAAGTCGGGCCTCATCGGCCTGACCGTGACGACGTACGGGGATGAACCTTTCACCTTCACCGAATTCGCCTACTTCGCCGAGATGGCCAGGGCCGCCACCTCCGCCGCGCTCGCCCGCGGCTACGCCCTCGTCATCCTCCCCGCCACCTCCCGCCACGACGTGTGGTCCAACGTCGCCCTCGACGGCACCGTCGTCATCGACCCCTCCGACCACGATCCCGTCGTCACCGAACTGGTCCGCCAAGGTCTGCCCGTGGTCTCCGACGGCCGCCCCGCAGGCTCCCTCCCCGTCACCGCCTGGGTCGACAACGACCACGAGGCCGCCGTACTCGGCCTGCTCGACCACCTCGCCGCCGCCGGCGCCCGCCGGATCGGGCTGCTGACCGGCACCACCACCGACACGTACACCCGGCTCTCCACCACCGCCTACCTCAACTGGTGCGAGCGCGTCGGCCAGGACCCCGTCTACGAGTCCTACCCCGCCCACGACCCGTGCGCGGGCGCCGTCGCCGCCGACCGGCTCCTCGCCCGACCCGACCGGCCCGACGCCGTCTACGGGCTCTTCGACCCCAACGGCACCGATCTGCTCGCCGCCGCCCGGCGCTACGGCCTGCGCGTCCCCGAGGACCTGCTGCTCGTGTGCTGCAGCGAGTCCACCGTCTACGCCAACACCGAACCGCCCATCACCACCCTCTCCCTCAAACCGCGCCGCATCGGCACCGCCGTCGTGCAATTGCTCATCGACGCGATCGAGGGAGTGGACACCGGACGCCCCGTCGAACAGGTCGTCCCGACCGAGCTCATCATCCGTACGTCGTCGCAGCGCAGGCAGCCCCGAACGACCGTCAGCCCACCCCGTTCCCCGGCCAAGGACTGA
- the hisC gene encoding histidinol-phosphate transaminase, translating into MSEKSPKLRAELDGIPTYKPGKPAAAGGPVAYKLSSNENPYPPLPGVLETAVSAAGSFNRYPDMACTGLVNELAERFGVPVEHIATGTGSVGVAQSLIQAAAGPGDEVIYAWRSFEAYPILTQISGATSVQVPLTDGDVHDLDAMAAAITDRTRLIFVCNPNNPTGTAVRRAELERFLDRVPSDVLVVLDEAYREFVRDTDVPDGVALYRDRPNVAVLRTFSKAYGLAGLRVGFAIAHEPVAAALRKTAMPFGVSQLAQDAAVASLRAEDELMGRVGALVGERARVHETLLAQGWSVPDTQANFVWMRLGERTAEFAAACEKAGVVVRPFAGEGLRVTIGETEANDLFLHTAEAFFKEL; encoded by the coding sequence GTGAGCGAGAAGAGCCCGAAGCTGCGCGCCGAGCTGGATGGCATTCCGACGTACAAGCCCGGGAAGCCGGCTGCCGCGGGAGGGCCCGTCGCGTACAAGCTGTCATCGAACGAGAACCCGTACCCGCCGCTGCCGGGGGTGCTGGAGACCGCGGTCTCGGCGGCCGGCAGCTTCAACCGGTACCCCGACATGGCCTGCACCGGCCTCGTGAACGAGCTCGCCGAGCGCTTCGGGGTGCCGGTCGAGCACATCGCCACGGGCACCGGCTCGGTGGGTGTGGCCCAGTCCCTGATCCAGGCGGCGGCCGGCCCGGGCGACGAGGTGATCTACGCCTGGCGCTCCTTCGAGGCGTACCCGATCCTCACGCAGATCTCGGGCGCGACCTCGGTGCAGGTCCCGCTGACCGACGGCGACGTGCACGACCTGGACGCGATGGCTGCGGCGATCACCGACCGGACCCGGCTGATCTTCGTCTGCAACCCGAACAACCCCACCGGCACGGCCGTGCGCCGCGCCGAGCTGGAGCGGTTCCTGGACCGGGTGCCGTCGGACGTCCTGGTGGTCCTGGACGAGGCGTACCGCGAGTTCGTGCGCGACACCGACGTCCCGGACGGCGTCGCGCTCTACCGCGACCGGCCGAACGTGGCCGTGCTGCGTACGTTCTCCAAGGCGTACGGCCTGGCCGGCCTGCGGGTCGGCTTCGCCATCGCGCACGAGCCGGTGGCCGCGGCGCTGCGCAAGACGGCGATGCCGTTCGGCGTCAGCCAGCTCGCGCAGGACGCGGCGGTGGCCTCGCTGCGCGCCGAGGACGAGCTGATGGGCCGCGTCGGGGCGCTGGTGGGCGAGCGTGCGCGGGTGCACGAGACGCTGCTCGCCCAGGGCTGGTCCGTGCCGGACACCCAGGCGAACTTCGTGTGGATGCGGCTGGGGGAGCGGACCGCCGAGTTCGCGGCGGCCTGCGAGAAGGCCGGTGTGGTGGTCCGGCCCTTCGCGGGCGAGGGCCTGCGGGTCACGATCGGTGAGACCGAGGCGAACGACCTCTTCCTGCACACGGCGGAGGCCTTCTTCAAGGAGCTGTAG
- a CDS encoding cyclophilin-like fold protein gives MQIRISWPAGQLTATLDETPTSKALAEALPISASANTWGEEVYFGTGVSVALEHEARQVVEPGTVAFWTEGDALALPYGPTPISRGGESRLASPCNVLGSFDGDPRLLSTVRDGDPIRVELA, from the coding sequence ATGCAGATACGGATTTCCTGGCCTGCGGGCCAGCTCACCGCGACCCTTGACGAGACCCCGACCAGCAAGGCGCTGGCCGAGGCCCTTCCGATCTCCGCCTCCGCGAACACCTGGGGCGAGGAGGTCTACTTCGGCACCGGCGTCTCCGTGGCCCTGGAACACGAAGCCCGGCAGGTCGTCGAGCCGGGCACGGTCGCGTTCTGGACCGAGGGCGACGCGCTCGCGCTGCCCTACGGCCCCACGCCCATCTCGCGCGGAGGCGAGAGCCGCCTGGCGAGCCCGTGCAACGTGCTCGGCTCGTTCGACGGCGACCCCCGCCTGCTCTCCACCGTCCGCGACGGCGATCCCATCCGCGTGGAACTGGCCTGA